A single window of Microbispora hainanensis DNA harbors:
- a CDS encoding YbaB/EbfC family nucleoid-associated protein: MADGGFDDFDVERFQQRVDARITAVERLQTTLSSLVGRARDEDGLVSVEVSARGLSELELHPKAMRLSSGELAERIKETMRAASDDLYRQMNRAMADALGPEGDQSKFLDDPEAVLAQVREAESAFDRTAKDVLGELDRISRSLGL; this comes from the coding sequence ATGGCCGACGGCGGGTTCGACGACTTCGACGTGGAGCGTTTCCAGCAGCGAGTGGACGCCAGGATCACGGCCGTCGAACGGCTCCAGACCACCCTGTCCTCGCTGGTCGGCCGGGCCCGCGACGAGGACGGCCTGGTCAGCGTGGAGGTCTCCGCCCGAGGGCTGAGCGAGCTGGAGCTGCATCCCAAGGCCATGCGGCTGAGCTCGGGGGAGCTGGCCGAGCGGATCAAGGAGACGATGCGGGCCGCGTCCGACGACCTGTATCGGCAGATGAACCGGGCCATGGCCGACGCGCTCGGGCCGGAGGGCGACCAGTCGAAGTTCCTGGACGACCCGGAGGCCGTGCTCGCCCAGGTCAGAGAGGCGGAGTCCGCCTTCGACCGGACAGCGAAGGACGTGCTGGGCGAGCTCGACCGCATCAGCCGCAGCCTGGGCCTGTAA